A single genomic interval of Gammaproteobacteria bacterium harbors:
- a CDS encoding rubredoxin has translation MSDYRKWECVICGFIYDEAKGLPDKGIAPGTRWEDVPEDFECPDCGISKFDFDLLEE, from the coding sequence ATGAGTGATTACCGAAAGTGGGAATGCGTGATTTGCGGCTTCATCTACGATGAGGCGAAAGGCTTGCCCGACAAGGGCATCGCCCCGGGCACGCGCTGGGAGGATGTACCGGAGGATTTCGAATGTCCGGACTGCGGCATCAGCAAATTCGATTTCGATCTGCTCGAGGAATGA
- a CDS encoding DUF3336 domain-containing protein, with product MARRNRKLAALEREMREALTYADWREAAIGYDREAGFEEWKLNDASPHYDFKLIQRRLAQILGAREGGYIRRLMFILQEGLHGNLGNISNPLLYQFTRFGTKRLVERYLDEVCESLDFLCDCESAEITDEEKLEFFESTSYTYGQSSLMLSGGAALGIYHMGVVKSLWENGLLPHVISGSSAGSIVAAVLGTHDDAELRELMASKTPLLGLIKWNSPPRSYLFDVEHFNRVLKERINELSFQQAFRHSGRAINITVAPYDPGEDGRLLNYRTSPNVVINSAVRASCAAPFLLPPAELLARTINGETIPYLKNRRFLDGSIGDDLPIRRLTRLYGVNHSIVSLVNPLVLPFVSRRAQRGSDIGSLTRQFATRIFKETTNYSIEMLQQAIPSENINLAIDKLQAVMMQEYRGDITLIPPRRLAHMSSLFRDFSPEEEASFVEAGMRLTWPSLEMIKNTTAISRTFRSCLERLRKPSRRRSGGRC from the coding sequence ATGGCCCGTCGCAACCGCAAACTGGCGGCACTCGAGCGGGAGATGCGTGAGGCGCTGACCTACGCCGATTGGCGCGAGGCGGCAATCGGCTATGACCGCGAGGCGGGTTTCGAGGAATGGAAACTCAATGACGCCTCGCCGCATTACGACTTCAAGCTGATACAGCGTCGCCTGGCGCAGATTCTCGGCGCGCGCGAGGGCGGTTATATCCGGCGGCTGATGTTCATCCTCCAGGAGGGCCTGCACGGAAATCTTGGCAACATCTCCAACCCGTTGCTGTACCAGTTCACGCGCTTCGGCACCAAGCGGCTGGTGGAGCGCTATCTCGACGAGGTCTGCGAGTCGCTCGATTTCCTGTGCGACTGCGAATCGGCGGAAATCACCGATGAGGAGAAACTGGAATTTTTCGAGTCCACTTCGTACACCTACGGACAATCGAGCCTGATGCTCAGCGGTGGCGCCGCGCTCGGCATCTATCATATGGGCGTGGTGAAATCGCTGTGGGAAAACGGCTTGCTCCCGCACGTGATTTCGGGTTCCAGTGCCGGTTCGATCGTTGCCGCGGTACTCGGCACCCATGACGATGCGGAGTTGCGCGAACTCATGGCGAGCAAGACGCCGCTGCTGGGGCTGATCAAGTGGAACAGTCCGCCGCGCTCCTATCTGTTCGACGTGGAGCACTTCAACCGGGTGCTGAAGGAGCGCATAAACGAACTGAGCTTCCAGCAGGCATTCCGTCACAGCGGGCGCGCGATCAACATCACGGTCGCACCCTACGATCCGGGCGAGGACGGACGATTGCTGAACTACCGCACTTCGCCGAACGTGGTGATCAACAGCGCGGTGCGCGCATCCTGCGCGGCACCGTTTTTGCTGCCGCCGGCGGAACTGCTGGCCAGGACGATCAACGGTGAAACCATTCCGTATCTGAAGAATCGCCGGTTTCTCGATGGCTCCATCGGGGATGATCTGCCGATCCGCAGACTGACCCGGCTCTACGGGGTCAACCATTCCATCGTCAGCCTGGTCAACCCGCTGGTGCTGCCGTTCGTGTCGCGGCGCGCACAAAGGGGCAGCGATATCGGCTCGCTCACGCGCCAGTTCGCGACCCGGATATTCAAGGAAACCACCAATTATTCGATCGAAATGCTGCAGCAGGCCATTCCGTCGGAAAACATCAACCTCGCGATCGACAAGTTGCAGGCAGTGATGATGCAGGAATACCGCGGTGACATCACGCTGATTCCGCCACGGCGCCTGGCGCACATGTCCAGCCTGTTCAGGGACTTCTCTCCCGAAGAGGAGGCGAGCTTCGTCGAGGCCGGCATGCGTCTGACGTGGCCCTCGCTCGAGATGATCAAGAACACCACCGCCATCAGTCGCACCTTTCGCTCCTGCCTGGAGCGCTTGCGCAAACCTTCGAGGCGTCGCTCGGGAGGGCGGTGCTGA
- a CDS encoding acyl-CoA dehydrogenase family protein, which translates to MTMVLNEEQRLLSDTAAEFLAANAPVSALRALRDSRDELGYSLPLWQQMVELGWAGIIVPEEFGGLGFGFAGLAAVQQQCGRTLAASPLLATCVLGASAILLGGSRQQKESVLPPLVRGELCLALALEESPHHDPLGVMLEARRAGAGYVLNGSKQFVLDGHSAGSLIVVARSRGDRGDRDGISLFLVNAGTAGIARRRTLMMDSRNAARIDFNDVRVAADALIGAEGEGYPILEQVLDRGRAALAAEMLGGIRATFERTIDYLKQREQFGALIGSFQALQHRAAHMFSEIELCHSVVLEACSAVDDNPAMLPLLASLAKARANDCYELVSNEAVQMHGGIGTTDALDIGLFLKRARVCMQALGDARFHRSRYASLRGF; encoded by the coding sequence ATGACGATGGTATTGAATGAAGAGCAGCGCCTGCTGAGTGATACGGCTGCGGAGTTCCTCGCGGCAAATGCGCCGGTTTCGGCGCTGCGCGCCCTGCGCGACTCACGTGACGAGCTGGGTTATTCCCTGCCGTTGTGGCAGCAGATGGTGGAGCTCGGCTGGGCCGGGATCATCGTGCCGGAGGAATTCGGCGGCCTCGGTTTCGGCTTCGCGGGGCTCGCCGCCGTGCAACAGCAGTGCGGACGCACGCTGGCCGCATCGCCCCTGCTCGCAACCTGCGTGCTGGGCGCATCGGCGATCCTGCTCGGTGGCTCGCGGCAACAGAAGGAATCCGTTCTCCCGCCGCTCGTGCGCGGAGAACTGTGCCTCGCGCTGGCGCTGGAGGAATCGCCGCACCACGATCCGCTCGGCGTGATGCTCGAGGCCAGGCGCGCCGGTGCGGGCTATGTGCTGAACGGATCCAAGCAGTTCGTGCTGGACGGCCACAGCGCGGGATCCCTGATCGTGGTCGCCCGCAGCCGTGGCGATCGCGGCGATCGCGACGGCATCAGCCTGTTCCTGGTGAACGCGGGCACGGCGGGAATCGCACGCCGGCGCACCCTGATGATGGACAGCCGCAATGCCGCGCGCATCGATTTCAACGACGTGCGCGTCGCGGCGGATGCGTTGATCGGCGCCGAAGGCGAGGGCTACCCGATACTCGAGCAGGTGCTGGACCGGGGTCGCGCGGCGCTGGCGGCCGAAATGCTCGGTGGCATCCGCGCAACCTTCGAGCGCACCATCGACTACCTGAAGCAGCGTGAGCAGTTCGGTGCGTTGATCGGCAGTTTCCAGGCACTGCAGCATCGTGCCGCGCACATGTTCTCGGAGATCGAACTGTGCCACAGCGTGGTGCTGGAAGCCTGCTCCGCGGTCGATGATAACCCCGCGATGCTGCCGCTGCTGGCCAGCCTGGCAAAAGCCCGGGCCAATGACTGCTACGAACTGGTGAGCAACGAAGCGGTGCAGATGCACGGCGGTATCGGCACCACCGATGCGCTCGATATCGGGTTGTTTCTCAAGCGGGCGCGCGTCTGCATGCAGGCTCTCGGCGATGCCCGCTTCCACCGCTCGCGCTACGCCTCATTGCGCGGCTTCTGA
- a CDS encoding acyl-CoA dehydrogenase family protein — MEELEQFRDQARAWLESNCPASQRKPPLQSEQYWGGRNAVFPSEDARLWFERMRDQRWIVPHWPREYGGAGLSEEHTRIIEKEMKRLGCRKPLLSLGIWMLGPALLEFGSEEQKHRALTAIAEGRIRWCQGYSESGAGSDLANLQTRAEDCGDHFLVNGSKIWTSFADHADWIFCLVRTDPQASKQQGISFLLIDMATPGISVSPIELISGKSEFCQTFFDNVRVPRENLVGELHGGWSVAKTLLKHERKLMAEMGSESPNATLAPVDCAKRYLALRDGRIEDALLRDALARHEMQMHAIGLTQQRIIQEARTGSGSGHASLVMKYCGTEQEKRKYELMIAMMGSQGIGWEGEDFSATEIDTARQCLFSKALSIAGGTTEVQLNIIAKRILGLPGVT; from the coding sequence ATGGAAGAACTCGAGCAATTCCGTGACCAGGCCCGCGCATGGCTGGAGTCGAACTGCCCGGCCTCGCAACGCAAACCGCCATTGCAAAGCGAGCAGTACTGGGGCGGGCGCAACGCCGTATTCCCCAGCGAGGATGCCCGCCTTTGGTTCGAGCGCATGCGCGATCAGCGCTGGATCGTCCCGCATTGGCCGCGCGAGTACGGTGGAGCGGGACTCAGCGAGGAGCACACGCGCATCATCGAGAAAGAGATGAAGCGGCTGGGTTGCCGCAAACCGCTGCTCAGCCTCGGCATCTGGATGCTCGGGCCGGCGCTGCTCGAATTCGGCAGCGAGGAGCAGAAGCACCGGGCCCTCACTGCAATTGCCGAGGGGCGCATCCGCTGGTGCCAGGGTTACAGTGAGTCGGGGGCCGGTTCCGACCTGGCCAACCTGCAGACCCGCGCCGAGGATTGCGGCGATCACTTCCTGGTGAACGGCTCCAAGATCTGGACTTCGTTCGCCGATCATGCGGACTGGATTTTCTGCCTGGTGCGCACCGACCCGCAGGCAAGCAAGCAGCAGGGCATCAGTTTCCTGCTGATCGATATGGCCACGCCGGGCATTTCGGTATCGCCGATCGAACTGATCAGTGGCAAGTCGGAATTCTGCCAGACCTTTTTCGACAACGTGCGGGTGCCGCGCGAAAACCTGGTCGGCGAACTGCACGGTGGCTGGAGCGTGGCCAAGACCCTGCTCAAGCACGAACGCAAGCTCATGGCGGAAATGGGCAGCGAATCGCCCAACGCGACCCTTGCGCCGGTCGATTGCGCGAAGCGTTATCTCGCGCTGCGTGACGGACGCATCGAGGATGCGCTGCTGCGTGACGCACTTGCGCGTCACGAAATGCAGATGCACGCCATCGGCCTGACGCAGCAACGCATCATCCAGGAAGCGCGCACGGGCAGCGGCAGCGGTCATGCATCGCTGGTGATGAAGTACTGCGGCACCGAACAGGAGAAACGCAAGTACGAATTGATGATCGCGATGATGGGCAGCCAGGGGATCGGCTGGGAGGGCGAGGATTTTTCGGCCACCGAAATCGACACCGCGCGCCAGTGCCTGTTCAGCAAGGCGCTCAGCATCGCCGGCGGCACCACCGAGGTGCAGCTCAACATCATCGCCAAGCGCATACTCGGTCTCCCCGGCGTGACCTGA
- a CDS encoding SDR family oxidoreductase: MKRFNDKVALVTGAGSGIGRAVAVRLAAEGAAVFCVDVSAEHLAATQALITQAGGRALTHVCDVSNEDAVRACVQACIDALGRLDHLSNMAGILRFDHFHETALADFRRIVAVNLEGTFLMCREAIPHLLRVGGNIVNAASTSSLAGLPWGGAYSASKGAVLAMTRSIAVEYARAGLRANCVCPGDIATPMSKAARMPEGADFSWMARCSSLSGPKGPETVAGVIAMLASEDGMHINGEDIRVDGATLS; this comes from the coding sequence ATGAAAAGATTCAATGACAAGGTGGCGCTGGTGACCGGCGCCGGATCCGGAATCGGCAGGGCGGTGGCCGTGCGCCTCGCTGCAGAGGGTGCCGCGGTTTTCTGCGTGGATGTTTCCGCGGAGCATCTTGCCGCGACCCAGGCACTGATAACGCAGGCCGGTGGCAGGGCACTGACCCATGTCTGCGATGTCAGTAACGAGGATGCGGTGCGGGCCTGCGTGCAGGCCTGTATCGATGCGCTTGGGCGTCTCGATCACCTGAGCAATATGGCCGGAATCCTGCGCTTCGATCATTTTCACGAAACCGCGCTGGCCGATTTCCGGCGCATCGTTGCGGTGAATCTCGAAGGTACGTTCCTGATGTGCCGTGAGGCCATACCCCATCTGCTGCGCGTTGGCGGCAATATCGTCAATGCGGCGTCCACGTCCTCGCTTGCCGGTCTGCCCTGGGGCGGCGCCTATTCGGCCTCCAAGGGGGCGGTACTGGCGATGACGCGCTCCATCGCGGTCGAATATGCCCGCGCCGGATTGCGCGCCAACTGTGTGTGTCCGGGCGATATCGCTACCCCGATGTCCAAGGCCGCGCGCATGCCCGAAGGCGCGGATTTCAGCTGGATGGCGCGCTGTAGTTCGCTGTCGGGCCCCAAGGGACCGGAAACCGTGGCCGGCGTGATCGCGATGCTCGCCTCGGAGGACGGAATGCATATCAATGGCGAGGATATTCGCGTCGACGGTGCGACCTTGTCCTGA
- a CDS encoding polyhydroxyalkanoic acid system family protein translates to MSRIYIQRDHDLDAKTLQQRAEDLASQLRSEFGGDYRWEGNTVHYHYSGGIDARLTLQKDDILVDVKLGVLMLMAKKPLERKIHKYLDKHLA, encoded by the coding sequence ATGAGCAGAATCTACATCCAGCGGGATCACGACCTCGATGCGAAAACGCTGCAGCAACGCGCCGAGGACCTGGCTAGCCAGCTACGCAGCGAGTTCGGTGGCGATTATCGCTGGGAAGGCAACACGGTGCATTACCACTACTCGGGCGGGATCGATGCCCGCCTGACCCTGCAAAAAGACGACATCCTGGTGGACGTAAAGCTTGGCGTACTGATGCTGATGGCCAAGAAGCCGCTGGAGCGCAAAATACACAAGTACCTCGACAAGCATCTCGCCTGA
- a CDS encoding TIGR02206 family membrane protein: protein MPDWAGQFHAFSLLHAVTVALFGALWAVLVVVGLRLRGQESESRWRRLLGWWLLLAWLIANGVQLLPGRFVAAVNLPLQVCDIAGLLAAFALWSRNRLLLAILYFWGVGFSIQAMLTPELVSGPANVDYWTFWVPHANLTGGACYILIVERFRPRWSDCRQTYALALVYLALILPFDLLSGFNYGYVGAVTPSQQTILDLLGPWPWRIVSMMALAALGFALLQWPWGNPLARTSEAAQ, encoded by the coding sequence ATGCCTGACTGGGCGGGGCAATTCCACGCCTTCTCGCTGCTGCACGCTGTCACGGTGGCGCTGTTCGGCGCGTTGTGGGCGGTGCTTGTCGTGGTCGGTCTGCGCCTGCGCGGGCAGGAGTCGGAATCGCGCTGGCGCCGGTTGCTTGGCTGGTGGCTGCTGCTGGCGTGGCTGATCGCCAACGGCGTGCAGTTACTGCCCGGACGATTTGTCGCCGCGGTGAACCTGCCGCTGCAGGTGTGCGATATCGCCGGCCTGCTGGCGGCGTTCGCGCTGTGGTCGCGCAACCGGCTGTTGCTCGCGATCCTGTATTTCTGGGGTGTGGGCTTCAGCATCCAGGCAATGCTGACGCCGGAACTGGTCAGCGGGCCGGCAAACGTGGATTACTGGACGTTCTGGGTCCCGCACGCCAACCTGACCGGTGGCGCGTGCTATATCCTGATCGTGGAGCGTTTCAGGCCCCGCTGGAGCGATTGCCGGCAGACCTACGCGCTGGCACTGGTGTATCTCGCGCTGATCCTTCCCTTCGACCTGCTCAGCGGTTTCAACTACGGCTATGTCGGTGCGGTAACGCCAAGCCAGCAGACCATTCTCGATCTGCTGGGGCCGTGGCCGTGGCGCATCGTGTCGATGATGGCGCTGGCTGCGCTCGGTTTTGCGTTGCTGCAGTGGCCCTGGGGCAACCCGCTGGCACGAACCTCAGAAGCCGCGCAATGA